In Vespula pensylvanica isolate Volc-1 chromosome 16, ASM1446617v1, whole genome shotgun sequence, the following proteins share a genomic window:
- the LOC122634853 gene encoding uncharacterized protein LOC122634853, giving the protein MFMSIAIKIIISILTGTFCDCSETVLKEKYKEKMSTSKSTNEPPPTRPPRKPRYDARRFEIEEKSPSISNRWTTSESSIDDRAIKVVTAQIERQPNGQPPNLLRSVLLLREADQTSDELELKMMSPNDKHDYTEKTLTRKTLSMVTSDETETFYLDIPPTSSSSHLPRTDTNTSTSTKIYRPTQHPKDFDNGQIVLQKYFLFFNKSDKSLHTTNLSTTDYANLEGEEYLTKKERRKTLSKLFQCHK; this is encoded by the exons ATGTTTATGAGCAtagcgataaaaataataataagcatTTTAACCGGAACTTTTTGTGACTGCAGCGAAACagttttaaaggaaaaatacaaaG AAAAAATGTCAACTTCAAAGAGTACGAACGAACCTCCCCCCACGAGACCTCCTCGTAAACCTCGATATGATGCTCGAAGGTTCGAAATTGAGGAAAAGTCTCCATCGATTTCAAATCG ATGGACTACGAGCGAatcgtcgatcgatgatcGCGCTATAAAAGTAGTAACGGCACAGATCGAAAGGCAACCGAATGGGCAACCACCAAACTTGTTGAGATCGGTATTGCTTTTGCGCGAGGCCGATCAAACGTCGGACGAGTTAGAGCTAAAAATGATGTCACCGAACGATAAACACGATTATACGGAAAAGACATTGACGAGGAaaac GCTCAGCATGGTAACGAGCGACGAAACCGAAACGTTCTACTTGGATATTCCaccgacgtcgtcgtcgtcgcatTTACCTCGCACAGATACGAATACATCCACGTCCACGAAAATCTATCGTCCAACGCAACATCCGAAAGACTTCGATAACGGACAAATCGtactacaaaaatattttctatttttca ATAAATCGGATAAATCTCTCCATACGACAAACTTGTCGACCACGGACTACGCGAATTTGGAAGGCGAAGAATATTTGACGAAAAAGGAGAGACGAAAAACATTGTCGAAGCTCTTTCAATGTCACaagtga